A genomic region of Zalophus californianus isolate mZalCal1 chromosome 11, mZalCal1.pri.v2, whole genome shotgun sequence contains the following coding sequences:
- the LOC113913617 gene encoding uncharacterized protein LOC113913617 → MPVLPLWDLLEEEGMEQIFFPPSPNPMVYYRCIFANVSLKLNVRQAKSAPQRARGSSHPETRYYGWAESRRPARPLPACLPRARGPRSRQARQPCPRCVPQSPRPSGPPWAPKAPLGRRFLCRYLALLRTNCQGGPRGSQGRACAPFLHGLISQRQIHCSSECFFNWRGSPESGKNLTPAEPDHGANQRSPVPAPRGKKAPRNITRWRSFYFPGLQGGKVTQAHTSVNQLKRVEVVRPPQLPCLITTGSYKK, encoded by the exons ATGCCGGTGCTGCCGCTGTGGGACCTGCT ggaggaggagggcatgGAGCAAATCTTCTTCCCCCCCTCTCCCAACCCAATGGTGTACTACAGATGCATTTTTGCAAATGTAAGCTTGAAACTCAATGTCAGGCAAGCCAAAAGTGCACCCCAGAGAGCCAGGGGGAGCAGTCATCCAGAAACACGGTACTACGGATGGGCTGAGAGCAG GCGTCCTGCCCGGCCCCTGCCCGCGTGCTTGCCCCGCGCACGCGGCCCGCGGTCCCGGCAGGCCAGGCAGCCGTGTCCTAGGTGTGTGCCCCAGTCGCCAAGGCCCAGTGGACCTCCGTGGGCACCAAAGGCTCCTTTGGGACGACGCTTCCTTTGCAGATACCTAGCGCTTTTGCGGACGAATTGTCAAG GTGGGCCCAGAGGGTCCCAAGGCCGTGCTTGTGCCCCCTTCCTGCATGGCCTGATCTCCCAGCGTCAGATTCACTGCTCTAGTGAATGTTTCTTTAACTGGCGAGGCAGCCCTGAGAGTGGGAAGAACCTGACACCAGCAGAGCCAGATCATGGAGCAAATCAACGGTCTCCAGTCCCTGCACCGAGGGGCAAGAAAGCACCGAGGAACATAACGCGGTGGAGATCGTTTTATTTCCCAGGACTCCAGGGAGGTAAAGTAACACAGGCACATACTTCGGTGAACCAGCTGAAACGGGTGGAGGTGGTGAGACCTCCCCAACTCCCTTGCCTGATCACAACAG